A single Methanospirillum lacunae DNA region contains:
- a CDS encoding ATP-binding cassette domain-containing protein: MIAISNLVVHAGQFELVIDSFTLPDDAWCIISGPSGSGKTLFLETIAGFYQPCSGKIIQNGMDITYFSPEKRGIGIVFQDYSLFPHMTVAKNIGYGLAIRRHSDIHNIVLDISRKLGIDSLLDRNPLTLSGGEKQRVAIARALVVKPKLLLLDEPASALDLQAKKELWDDIRDLFEQGGLTIIHVTHDISESNNLGTHKILLMNGKIVKTIKHE; encoded by the coding sequence ATGATTGCGATATCCAATCTGGTTGTTCATGCCGGGCAATTTGAACTTGTGATCGATTCGTTTACTCTTCCTGATGATGCATGGTGTATCATCTCTGGCCCGTCGGGTTCTGGAAAAACTCTATTTCTTGAGACAATTGCCGGATTTTATCAGCCATGTTCAGGAAAAATAATTCAGAATGGAATGGATATAACATATTTTTCTCCAGAAAAAAGAGGGATTGGCATTGTATTTCAGGACTATTCGTTATTTCCTCACATGACGGTAGCAAAAAATATCGGATATGGTCTTGCGATCAGACGCCATTCTGATATTCATAATATCGTACTGGATATTTCCCGGAAACTGGGTATTGACTCTCTTCTCGATCGAAATCCATTAACTTTGTCCGGAGGGGAGAAACAGCGGGTCGCTATAGCGAGAGCCCTGGTGGTAAAACCTAAACTTCTTCTTTTAGATGAGCCTGCTAGTGCTCTTGATCTTCAGGCAAAAAAAGAATTATGGGATGATATCCGTGACCTCTTTGAACAGGGTGGCCTTACGATCATACATGTCACCCACGATATAAGTGAATCGAATAATCTAGGTACTCATAAAATCCTCCTGATGAACGGGAAGATTGTGAAAACGATAAAACATGAATAA